The stretch of DNA GGCGTGGCGCTGACGCGCTCCGCTCGCGGTGCGCGGCGTGCGGGACGACCCTGACCTGCGTGAGCGAATCCTGCTGGGACTACCCGCGTCCGCCGCGGCTCGAACCCGCGCGCCGGCGCGTGCGCATCCACGACCCCGAGGGCCGGCTGATCGTCGACGTCCTGCCCGCCGAGCAGGCGCCACGGGCGTGGCGCGTGCTGGAGACCTCGCACCCGCCGACGTACTACGTCGCGGCCGACGCCGTGCTCCCCGGTGCGGTCCGCCCCGCGGAGGGTCGGAGCTGGTGCGAGTGGAAGGGGCAGGCGTCCTACGTCGACCTCGTCGGTGAGGACGGACGGGTGCTGCGACCACGGGCCGCCTGGTTCTACCGGCAGCCGACCCCGGCGTTCGCGGCGCTGCAGGGGGCTCTGTCGTTCTACCCCTCGGGGGTGCGCTGCCTGCTCGACGACGAGGAGGTCCAGGCGCAGGAGGGGGACTTCTACGGCGGGTGGATCAGTTCGGAGGTGACC from Kineococcus endophyticus encodes:
- a CDS encoding DUF427 domain-containing protein, coding for MSESCWDYPRPPRLEPARRRVRIHDPEGRLIVDVLPAEQAPRAWRVLETSHPPTYYVAADAVLPGAVRPAEGRSWCEWKGQASYVDLVGEDGRVLRPRAAWFYRQPTPAFAALQGALSFYPSGVRCLLDDEEVQAQEGDFYGGWISSEVTGPFKGAPGTMGW